A single Carnobacterium inhibens subsp. inhibens DSM 13024 DNA region contains:
- a CDS encoding diaminopimelate dehydrogenase, which yields MTQKIRIGLVGYGNIGKGVELAIKQFKDMQGVAVFTRRNPATVDSNLPTVSIDDILDYKDAIDVLLLCGGSATDLPEQGPELAKHFSTIDSYDNHGKIPDYFAIMDSSAKIGQNVSIISVGWDPGLFSINRALFEAVLPVGQTYTFWGKGLSQGHSDAIRRVTGVKKGVQYTVPLDKALEEVRTGLNPELSTREKHMRICYVVSEKGANQAEIEQTIKSMPNYFEPYETVVHFIDEEQFETDHQQMPHGGFVIRTGESETGSKQKAEFQLELESNPEFTSSILVAYARAAVKFKQEGKTGAFSVLDVPMTYLSDKSPAQLRKELL from the coding sequence ATGACTCAAAAAATTAGAATCGGTTTAGTTGGCTACGGCAATATTGGCAAAGGTGTCGAACTAGCAATTAAACAATTTAAAGATATGCAAGGTGTTGCAGTCTTTACTAGACGTAATCCTGCAACTGTAGACTCAAACTTGCCTACAGTTAGTATAGACGATATTTTAGATTACAAAGATGCTATTGACGTTTTACTATTATGTGGTGGATCAGCTACTGACTTGCCAGAGCAAGGGCCAGAACTAGCAAAACATTTTTCAACAATTGATAGTTATGACAACCATGGAAAAATACCGGACTACTTTGCAATTATGGATAGTTCAGCTAAAATTGGCCAAAATGTCAGTATTATCTCTGTAGGTTGGGATCCAGGTTTATTCTCAATCAACCGAGCATTATTTGAAGCTGTTCTTCCTGTAGGACAAACATATACTTTTTGGGGCAAAGGATTGAGCCAAGGTCACTCTGATGCTATTCGACGTGTAACTGGCGTGAAAAAAGGTGTTCAATACACTGTACCATTGGATAAAGCTTTAGAAGAAGTTCGTACAGGTCTGAACCCTGAGCTATCTACTCGCGAAAAACACATGCGTATTTGCTACGTTGTTTCTGAAAAAGGCGCAAATCAAGCAGAAATTGAACAAACAATCAAATCAATGCCAAATTATTTTGAACCTTATGAAACAGTCGTCCATTTTATTGACGAAGAACAATTTGAAACAGATCACCAACAAATGCCTCATGGCGGATTCGTTATCCGTACGGGAGAATCAGAAACTGGAAGCAAACAAAAAGCTGAATTCCAACTTGAATTAGAAAGTAATCCAGAATTTACGTCTTCTATTCTAGTGGCTTACGCAAGAGCTGCAGTTAAGTTTAAACAAGAAGGAAAAACAGGTGCATTTAGTGTATTGGATGTTCCAATGACTTACTTGTCCGATAAATCTCCTGCACAACTAAGAAAAGAATTATTATAA